The proteins below come from a single Drosophila busckii strain San Diego stock center, stock number 13000-0081.31 chromosome X, ASM1175060v1, whole genome shotgun sequence genomic window:
- the LOC108607173 gene encoding probable cytochrome P450 308a1, with protein sequence MLLFILLLLLLLLLLCGWRSSHWWRNSVAGPLGCPLVGNMWQFACGLRSYGDIYAQLYNSYPELRYVGFYRLGNEPALLVRDQQLLRELLVGASFAHCADNALCLDAQRDALAWHNPFVACGDLWRQRRGELLPLFTPHRLRQCTPHIAQACAQLQQFVAQLPASGSFEAKQLATRYTLQVVASAVFGLNANCLEAHGDSDWLQLLAPLFQPSAWSLAETIALLHSSRLGWLLQHRYVPLALERWLQQMVAASLSSRSSKSLLHALHEKLGATHVAVAGHAATLLLEGYETSASLLAFALYELARNPLKQRRLQAELDAVAGQQLLSHEALESLSYAEATLYETLRLHPAMPALQKRCTESFLLPSQTAAGAALQVAKHTVLVLPVQAIHLDPLIYAEPLRFQPERFMQSQTPLGCRFLGFGAGPRMCPGMRLGLAQTKAALATLLQRYNVQLARGQRQAPVEKSTRTFLTSCTSGIWLSLQPRTTTDANA encoded by the exons atgttgctgtttatattgttgctgttgctgttgctgttgctgttgtgtggcTGGCGCAGCAGCCACTGGTGGCGCAACAGTGTGGCCGGTCCACTGGGCTGTCCACTCGTTGGCAACATGTGGCAATTTGCTTGCGGTCTACGCTCCTATGGCGACATCTATGCGCAGCTTTACAA TTCGTACCCGGAGCTGCGCTATGTGGGCTTCTATCGCTTGGGCAATGAGCCGGCGCTGCTGGTGCGcgatcagcagctgctgcgtgagCTGCTCGTTGGCGCCAGCTTTGCCCACTGTGCGGACAATGCTTTGTGTTTGGATGCGCAGCGCGATGCGCTAGCCTGGCACAATCCATTTGTTGCCTGCGGCGACTTGTGGCGCCAGCGACGCGgcgagctgctgccgctgtttaCGCCGCATCGCCTGCGGCAGTGCACGCCGCATATTGCGCAGGCCtgcgcgcagctgcagcagtttgtgGCACAGCTACCAGCGTCAGGCAGCTTCGAGGCCAAGCAGCTGGCAACGCGCTATACGCTGCAAGTTGTGGCCTCAGCAGTGTTTGGACTGAATGCGAATTGCCTGGAAGCGCATGGGGACAGCgactggctgcagctgctggcgccgctgTTTCAGCCCAGCGCCTGGAGTCTGGCCGAGACAATTGCGCTGTTGCATTCCTCGcggcttggctggctgctgcagcatcgCTACGTGCCGCTGGCTCTGGAGCGCTGGCTGCAGCAAATGGTGGCAGCCAGCCTGAGCAGCCGGAGCAGCAAATCGCTGCTGCATGCGCTGCATGAAAAGCTTGGTGCAACGcatgtggctgtggctggaCATgcagcgacgctgctgctcgagGGCTACGAAACGAGCGCCAGTCTGTTGGCCTTTGCGCTCTACGAACTCGCGCGCAATCCGCTGAAGCAGCGACGCCTGCAGGCCGAGCTGGACGCAGTGGCGGgtcagcagctgctcagccaTGAGGCGCTCGAGTCGCTCAGCTATGCAGAGGCAACGCTGTACGAGACTTTGCGTCTGCATCCGGCAATGCCGGCGCTGCAAAAACGCTGCACCGAATCCTTTTTGCTGCCCAGTCAAACAGCAGCGGGCGCTGCGCTGCAGGTGGCCAAGCATAcggtgctggtgctgccggTGCAAGCGATTCATCT CGATCCATTGATTTATGCTGAGCCGCTGCGCTTTCAGCCCGAACGCTTTATGCAGTCGCAGACGCCGCTGGGCTGCCGCTTTCTCGGCTTTGGCGCGGGCCCACGCATGTGTCCGGGCATGCGTCTCGGCCTGGCACAAACCAAagctgcacttgccacactcCTGCAACGCTACAATGTGCAACTTGCTCGTGGCCAGCGCCAGGCGCCTGTGGAGAAATCAACGCGCACTTTTCTCACCAGTTGCACCAGCGGCATTTGGTTAAGTCTCCAACCGCGAACCACAACCGACGccaatgcttaa
- the LOC108605494 gene encoding cytochrome P450 18a1 gives MCRVQLLKYAVQSRRTSSIAFWSLRESDSYLIKCVLRQLQLQEQQDAQHLLFVFLCFLTLISGLQWLLRQIRALRKLPPGPWGLPVIGYLLFMGNEKHTRFMELAKRYGSLFSARLGTQ, from the exons ATGTGTCGTGTCCAGTTGTTGAAGTACGCCGTTCAGTCACGTCGCACGTCGTCGATCGCGTTCTGGTCGCTA agagagagcgattcATATCTTATCAAGTGTGTGCTAcgccaactgcaactgcaggaGCAACAGGATGCACAGCATCTGCTGTTCGTCTTCCTCTGCTTCCTGACGCTCATCAGCGGCctgcagtggctgctgcgcCAGATACGCGCACTACGCAAACTGCCGCCGGGCCCATGGGGTCTGCCCGTCATCGGCTATCTGCTCTTCATGGGCAATGAGAAGCACACGCGCTTCATGGAGCTGGCCAAGCGCTACGGATCGCTCTTCTCGGCGCGCCTGGGCACTCAATAG